A single window of Salvia splendens isolate huo1 chromosome 6, SspV2, whole genome shotgun sequence DNA harbors:
- the LOC121807155 gene encoding glutathione S-transferase U19-like, translated as MAADKVILLDFYPSMFGMRVRVALAVKGVEYEYREEDLSNKSQLLVQSNPVHKKIPVLIHNGKPVCESLIIVEYIDEVWNHNSPLLPSDPYQRAQARFWADFIDKKMYEVGKKVWTTKGEEQEAGKKEFVGILRQLEAELGDKPFFGGESFGFVDVALITFSTWFHTYETLGNFSIEEHCPKLIEWVQRCMEIGDVAKALVEPNKIHEFALALKTKFAAN; from the exons ATGGCCGCGGATAAGGTGATTCTGCTGGATTTTTATCCTAGCATGTTCGGAATGAGGGTGAGAGTGGCGTTAGCGGTGAAGGGAGTGGAATACGAATACAGAGAGGAGGACTTGAGCAACAAATCGCAGCTTCTTGTTCAATCCAACCCGGTTCACAAGAAAATCCCGGTTTTGATTCATAACGGGAAGCCCGTTTGTGAATCACTCATCATTGTTGAGTATATCGACGAGGTCTGGAACCACAACTCCCCGCTCTTGCCTTCTGATCCTTACCAGAGAGCCCAAGCTAGGTTTTGGGCTGATTTCATCGATAAAAAG ATGTATGAAGTTGGGAAAAAGGTGTGGACTACAAAAGGGGAAGAgcaagaagcggggaagaaggaaTTCGTTGGGATTCTGAGGCAGTTGGAGGCAGAGCTCGGCGACAAGCCCTTCTTCGGAGGCGAGAGCTTCGGATTCGTTGACGTGGCGTTGATCACATTTTCGACGTGGTTCCACACCTATGAGACTCTGGGGAATTTCAGCATCGAAGAGCATTGCCCCAAATTGATTGAGTGGGTGCAGAGGTGTATGGAGATAGGAGACGTGGCCAAAGCGTTGGTAGAGCCCAACAAGATTCACGAATTCGCTTTGGCCCTCAAGACCAAGTTTGCTGCCAACTGA